CAACGCTGGTTCGCAAGCGCCAGCCGCGCGTCAGGGAGAGATCCTTATTTTCTCTACAGCGCGAGTAACGCCGGCAGTCTGGCGGCGCTGCTGAGTTATCCCACGTTGCTCGAACCGCGCTTGCGGCTCGGGCAGCAGGTCCGCGCATGGACCATCGGTTACGCGGCTCTGGCGGTTCTCGTCGCGCTGTGCGGGATCGCGCTCTGGCGAGGGCGCCGGGTTGAATCCGAATGCGTCGAATCGCCGTCTGAAACACCGCGCCCGGACGCGCCCGGTGGCAGCGTTGCCCTCGCGCGCCGGCTGTTCTGGATGGCGCTGGCGTTTGTTCCGTCGAGCCTCATGTTGGGCACGACACAGTATCTGACGACGGATGTCGCCAGCATCCCGCTGTTCTGGGTCGTGCCACTGGCGATTTATCTTCTGACGTTCGTGCTCGCGTTTGCGCGCCGCGGTCTTTTCCCCGCGCGATGGACCGGTCTGCTCCTGGCGGTCGCCACGCTCGCGGTCATGTTCCAGATGCTCACACATGGAACGCACCCGGTATGGCTCGTCATCGGCATGCATCTGTTCGTGCTGTTTTTTGCCGCGATGGTCTGCCACGGTCGGCTGGCCGATGACCGTCCCGCACCGTTACATTTGACAGAGTTTTACCTGTGCCTTTCTCTGGGCGGCGCTCTGGGCGGTTTGTTTGACGCCCTGGTCGCGCCCAATATTTTCAACAATGTCGCCGAGTATCCGCTCGTTCTCGTTTTCGCATGTCTGTTGCGGCCGCGGCGGGAGGCAACCGCTAGCACCCCGGCGCAACTCGGATTCGACGTGGCATTGCCGCTGTTGCTGGCCGTTCTTGCCATTGGCGCTGCATTGACGGTGCCGGCGCTCGAAATCAAATTCGCCGCCTGGCGCAACGCACTGGCCATCGGTGTTCCGGTCGTCATCGCCTTCACCTTTGTGGATCGTCCGCTGCGTTTCGCGCTGGGGATGGCGGCGGTACTCACCGGTGGCTGGTTTTATTCGGGTGCCTACGGCCGGGTGATCCACGCCGAGCGAAATTTTTTTGGCGTATCACGGGTCACGGTCGGATCGACCGGCGCATTTCACTATCTCGTCCACGGGAATACCCT
The window above is part of the Candidatus Angelobacter sp. genome. Proteins encoded here:
- a CDS encoding fused MFS/spermidine synthase, encoding MTALFSATMFVSAALMFSVQPMIAKTVLPLLGGSPSVWNTCMVFFQVVLLAGYVCAHWSATRLGSRAQIYLQLALLAVSFSALPFVVSEATARSPVPRGDPALWLLGCLASTVGLPFFAISTTAPLLQRWFASASRASGRDPYFLYSASNAGSLAALLSYPTLLEPRLRLGQQVRAWTIGYAALAVLVALCGIALWRGRRVESECVESPSETPRPDAPGGSVALARRLFWMALAFVPSSLMLGTTQYLTTDVASIPLFWVVPLAIYLLTFVLAFARRGLFPARWTGLLLAVATLAVMFQMLTHGTHPVWLVIGMHLFVLFFAAMVCHGRLADDRPAPLHLTEFYLCLSLGGALGGLFDALVAPNIFNNVAEYPLVLVFACLLRPRREATASTPAQLGFDVALPLLLAVLAIGAALTVPALEIKFAAWRNALAIGVPVVIAFTFVDRPLRFALGMAAVLTGGWFYSGAYGRVIHAERNFFGVSRVTVGSTGAFHYLVHGNTLHGAQHTDAGRRCEPLTYYHRTGPLADVFREFDARPASPNVAAVGLGAGSVICYSEPGQHWTFYEIDPAVIRVAQDTNLFAYLGRCARADFNIVSGDARLRLAEAPPGHYGLIVLDAFSSDAIPVHLLTREALGVYLKKLAPGGLLAFHISNRSLDLEPVVGALARDAGLICVGWDDWNVSTAERLDGKEESQWVVMVRRREDLGRLGRAARWLPVQGGVVSRVWTDDFSNLLGVFKWR